AGTATTTTTTGCAGGCGCTCGGCGTTCGTCCGTCCCGTTTCCACGGTCTCCGTGCGGTCTCGCTCTGTATATAGATGTAAATTCAGGCATTTTAGTTCCAATTCTCCCTCCCTCGCGCCCAATTCCAGCTACTTTCCCCGCTCCAATACGGGAAACGAGCGACGGAACGGTCTAATATCTCCGTTTCCGCATGCTATAACGGCCCAATGCGCCACCAAGACTACGCACCCCGGCCCGCGCACATCCGATGGCTCCTCGATTCCGACCCCGCAATCCGCTGGCAGGTCATGAGAGACCTTACCAATGAGCCCCCCAAAGCAATTGCAGTCGAGCGCTCGCGCGTCGCAACCGAAGGCTGGGGAGCCCAGCTTCTCGCCCGCCAATCTCCGACCGGTGACTGGCCTGGCGGGCAGTGGGATCTCGTTACCCTCTGGAGCCTCGTCGTCCTGAAGGACCTCGGCCTCGCCCCCGCCAGCAAAGAGGCTCGCCGAATGATCGACCGCGTCGAGAAGGGACTCGTCTTTAAGCCGCTCAACAATCGGCCTTATCTTCATGGCGAAACCGAGCCCTGCATCAACGGTAGAATCCTCGGCATCGGCGCGTATCTCAAGGAGCCGAACGACGCTCTGGCCCATCAACTCCTGGGCGAGCAGCTCGAAGATGGCGGCTGGAACTGCGAAGCACCCAAAAGCCGTCGTTCTTCCTTCCACACCACCATCTGCGTCCTCGAAGGACTACTCGAATACGAGCGAGCAGGGCGCAAATCAACAGCCGTCACCGAGGCCCGCAAAAGAGCCGAAAATTATCTCCTCGAACGTCGCCTCTTCCGCTCGCTTCGAACTGGCGAAATCATCGACAAACGCTGGCTGCGCTTCTCATACCCAACGCATTGGCACTACGACATCCTACGCGGACTCGATTATCTGCGCGATGCAGAAATCAAACCCGACAGCCGCGTAAATGAGGCCATGGAAGTCGTGATGGAACGCCGCCATCAGAATGGGCGCTGGCCGCTCAACCTCCTTCATCCCGAAAAGATTCCGTTGGAGATGGAGACAGAGGTCGGCAGGGCAAGCCGCTGGAACACACTCCGCGCTCTCCGAGTCCTGCGCTGGTATAACTCAGCGAGTTCGTAGTAATTCGGGCGCGTTTGACGGCAATTCACTTCGCTGGAGCTTTAGCCTTCTCCAGATCTTTCGCACCGGCAAGATGTTTCTCCAGAACGGGCAAAGTCTCCTCCGCATAAGACTTCAGCGCTGGATTCTGTGCATCTGCCGCTTCTTTTTTGTAAATGGCTATTGCCTTGGTGTGTCCAGCTACCATTTCTCGGACATAACGAGCATCGAATGCCGCGCCGTTCAATTTTTCGAAAGGAGCAATCATCGCCTTATTATTTTCGGCGTCGATCGCGTTTGGCACATTGAGGCTCATCTGATGCGCTGTGTCTTGCACTTTATGCAGGTCGTTTGTGTGATCGGTGACCAGCATCTGGGCATAATCTTTTACTGGCTGCGAAGAAGACGCGGTTTGCGCCAATTGCCCAAGATTGGCTTCCACCATGTCCGTCTGTGCAACGAACTCGACAAATTGCTGATCAGTCATGGTCGAGCCTTGCATGGGCTTCCCTTTGGCTAACGCAGGAACCGAACAAAGAGCGAGGCAGCAAACGGCTGAAATCACATGTTTCATCAGATTTTTCCCCTTTCAAACCCGTTGGATGCCGAAAACAGCCGCCAGGGTCAAAAGCTGCTGCGAATAGCAGCATAGCCTTACAAAGCTGGATACAGCCCACACCGTCACCCGGCACACCTCGATCTCGCCGCCTGAATGTATCCGTGTGACTTGGATGGTGACACCGCAGCCTCCGGTCAGACAGCGATCCTCTCGGAACTCTCAGCTCTGATTGGGAGATTACCTGCCGCTCACGCCAGATGATTTCTGCGCAGGACGAAACTTGATGCCCATAAAGTGATTCGGAACGCCATTTTCAGCGGGGGTCTTTTCCAGAAGCCCCTTCGCAGAATCGTCGTGCTTCAGGTAAGCATCCAGAAAGTTCAGAGTATAGAGCGCAACCCAGGCGTAACTCGTGTTGGCGTCCTCGCGTCCGTAGTCGGCTACCTGATTCTCCGCAAAGCGTTGTGCACTCTCCCTCCGCTGGAACATGGAACTGAATTCGGGGTGTGCCATGCCCAGCATATTCACGGCGAGGAGATCACCATGTATCCAGGCGTTGAGGACGTTTGGACCAACTTTGTCTGCGGGAGGAATGTCATCATTTTCCAAATCTTCAAGACTCACATTTCGAGTGAAGCAAAGAAGCGGTATGGTCATCCGCTCTGGATGAACGTCTCCGGTTCCTTTCACGAGCCCGGGGTAATAGCGCATACTGCCGTCCATCTCCACCAGGGCATCGATGCGAGGGTCTCGTGCTGAGGCAAACAGGCTCGAGATTCCTCCCCAGCTCCAACTCACCACGGCAACTGCAGATAACTCGGTGTCGGGAAGCGACCTGGCATACGTAATGAGAAAAGAGATGTCGCGGGCCTGTGCATTGATCCCGTCCAGATCATCCGTCATGTCGCGCGTCGACACCCCTATAGACGGGCTTGCAAGAACGACGTAGCCATGACTGGCAAGATACTCGCACAGATCTGCATTCTCCCACGAAACGGAAGAGTCGCCGGGAGCATAGATAAGAATGGGATAACGCCCATCTGCCGGCTTCGCCTCTCGCACCGCCCAAAGCGGAGTGTCGAAGGACGTCTTCAGCAACGAACGCCACCGATTCTCTTTCTCATCTGGCGCTTTGAAATGGATCTCCGTGTCCGCCAGTTGGCTATAGTCGCCAACCGTCATCGGTTCTCCCGTGCTTTTCAACGATGGATACCAGATCAGTGTCTGCAGGGGACGGGCGTCCTCGCCCGCAGCGGGCTTTGATGGAGCCTTTGGGGAAGCGGGATAGGTACGTGAGCGATCGTACTGATCGACGACCCTCAACCCTACCGGATACGGTCCGGGCTTTTGCCGGAATTGGAATGAGGATGTTTGTGAAAGCGCGAATACGGAACCAGAGCATATAAATAATGCAAGAACGACAGTTTGGATTCGCGTTTTCAACGTGGCATTTCTCCCGATCTAATATACGGCTCGCGAAGCTGAGAGGTTCTGAAAGGCTAAACAGGATTCCCTGCCAAATCAACGAATCAATCCCCGGAAACGGGCTTCACTTCGGCCATCATCTTAGAAGTCCTCGTACACGGCTGCATGAGGCCAAACGCTGTAAGGACTAGCCACATAGTGAAGTCCAGTGTAGGGGGATTAATTGTATTCGGCGCCATGAAGACGAACTGCATATTACTCATCTCAGCCATAGGTCGGCTAAGTAATCGCGTTCGCTACATACACTCCAGTTCCCGCAGCTTCCGCTCTAGTTGCAGAATCTCCTGCGAGATACGAATGTTCTCCATCGAGTTACGATCAGTGGCCATATCCACAACCGCCCGCTTCTGGCCGATCGTCCATTTCAGCGCCTGAATCTCCAGATCCTTCACGATCTCTAGATCCTGCTCGTGCGTGCGGATATGCTCTCCAGGCTCCAGAAAGACCTTGCGCAGCAGCACCCGCTGCTCCTCCGTCGCTCCCGTAGCCTCAATATCCTGATTCTGGCGTCGCACCACAAGCTGCTCAAACAGCCCGGCAGGTAGATTCTGCAGCACCTGCTGCTGCCAGTCCGCCCGCGCCGCAACCTGCATCTTTTCGTCGAAATCGCGCAGGTTCGCGTGCAGCTCCTCGTACTCCTCCGGCGACTTCTGGTCGTTGCACGCCGCCTCGATGAAAAACTTCTCAAAGGCCATCAGCCCGGCCCCGGACTGGCTCTCCGCACGAGCTTCGATATGATCCTGCCGCTTCAGCGCAGCCTGTCGAATCTCCTCCCGCAAGACAGCCGAGTCGATCCCGAGCTTCTGCGCCGCGTCATGCGCAAACTGGTCCCGCTCCAGCTTCTGCGGAATCCGCCGGATGTGCGGCATCAGGTAGTTCATCGCCTTGATCTTCGCATCGGAGCTTGCGCCGGGAAAATTCTGCCGCGCCCGATCGATCAGATAATCCGACTGGCGGCGCGCCCCGCGAATCGCTGCAACGTACGCCTCCACGCCTCGCTCGCGGATGAAGCGGTCCGGGTCCAGACCGCCGTCCAGGGTCACCACCTTGATCGTGAATCCCTCTTCCGTGAGCAGCGAGATAGATTTCTCCGCCGCATTCGCCCCGGCTGCGTCCGGATCGAAGTTCACCACCACATTACCCGTCTGGCGTCGCAGCAGTCCGACCTGCTGCTCGGTAAAAGCAGTCCCTGAAGTTGCAATCACATTCTGAATGCCGCGCATAAAGACCGAGATGCAGTCCATCTGGCCCTCCACCAGCAGCGCAAACTCCATCGCCCGGATCTGAGCCTTAGCCTTGTCGAGGTTAAACAGCACCTGCCCCTTGGAATAGAGCGGCGTTTCCGGCGAGTTGATATACTTCGGCCCAGCCTTGTCGCCCGTATCGAGCGTTCGCGCCGTGAACGCGATGACCTTGCCCGATTCATTGCAGATCGGGAACATCACCCGCTTGCGGAAGCGATCGTAGAGCCTTCCCGGCTGCGCAGCGCCCGTCCCATCGCCCTGCTCCTTCCAACTGAATAATCCCGAGGCTCGCAGCGTTTCCGCGTCGGCCATTGGGGACAGCCGGTCTCGCAGCCCGTTGAAGTTATCCGGCGCATATCCCAGCCGGAAGAGTTTGATCGCCTCCGGCGCAACCCCACGGCCTGCCAGATATTCGCGAGCCAGCGCGCCCTCCGGCGATTGCAGTTGCTCCTGGAACCACGCCGCCGCAGTCTCGTGCAGGTCGAGCAGCTTGCGCCGTTGGCTGGCTTCCGCAGCCTCTTCCGGACTGTTGTACTCGCGTTTCGGCAGCGGAATCCCGCACTTCTGAGCCACTGTGCGCACAGATTCCGGAAAGCTCTGGTTCTCGATCTTGCCGACAAAGCTAAAAACGTCACCAGATTCGTGACATCCAAAGCAGTAGAAATACTGCCGCGCGGCATTCACCGAAAAAGAAGGCGATTTTTCCTTGTGAAATGGGCAAAGCCCCGTAAACCTTTGCGCCCCGGCCTGGCGCAGGCGGATATATCCGCCGATCACTTTGACAATGTCAGCCTGCTGTTTAACGGTTTGTGCGAAGTCGGACACGGACAGGTTTCAGAATAGAACCTGAGCGCGTCTCGCCCCGATGTGCAAATCCTGCTCAGAGTATCGGAAAATGCAGGTCATCTACTCTTTATCGCATGTAAACTACACAAAAACAAACACTTACACGCACAGATCGGAATTTCACATACCCGTCAGCCGAAACGTGGAAATCCCACGTCCCGGCTGAATGCTAATTATCAAACGCTACACGGACTCGGCTACGATCTTCGCCAGGTTAACGGCGAGATCGAGAATCTTCTCCATCACCTCACCAGCCTGCTTGAGCTTGGCCTCTCCGGATGTGGCGATATCTTTCTGGCGGAATTGCACACCTTCCTCCGGTCCGCCGAAAAGCAGCAGCAGGCTTTGATGCATGTCGGTTGGAACCTTGAAAGAGTAGAGGGTTTCGCCAGTTGCGTGATTCCGGAATTCAAGGGAATCCGTACCATCCCCATTACCCACGCGGTTGACGCGAAGGCCGCGCCCAGGGTCGCCCTGAAGCCTCTTCTCATTGCCGAGTTTCTTGAAGATTACGCGAGCGCGTTCGTGACCTGCCGACTTGCCTCCATCAGGAATGCCACAGTCGTCGGCGCGAAGATGTGCCTTCGGGCCAATCGTC
This portion of the Acidicapsa acidisoli genome encodes:
- a CDS encoding DUF4142 domain-containing protein, translating into MKHVISAVCCLALCSVPALAKGKPMQGSTMTDQQFVEFVAQTDMVEANLGQLAQTASSSQPVKDYAQMLVTDHTNDLHKVQDTAHQMSLNVPNAIDAENNKAMIAPFEKLNGAAFDARYVREMVAGHTKAIAIYKKEAADAQNPALKSYAEETLPVLEKHLAGAKDLEKAKAPAK
- a CDS encoding dienelactone hydrolase family protein, with product MTVGDYSQLADTEIHFKAPDEKENRWRSLLKTSFDTPLWAVREAKPADGRYPILIYAPGDSSVSWENADLCEYLASHGYVVLASPSIGVSTRDMTDDLDGINAQARDISFLITYARSLPDTELSAVAVVSWSWGGISSLFASARDPRIDALVEMDGSMRYYPGLVKGTGDVHPERMTIPLLCFTRNVSLEDLENDDIPPADKVGPNVLNAWIHGDLLAVNMLGMAHPEFSSMFQRRESAQRFAENQVADYGREDANTSYAWVALYTLNFLDAYLKHDDSAKGLLEKTPAENGVPNHFMGIKFRPAQKSSGVSGR
- the dnaG gene encoding DNA primase; the encoded protein is MSDFAQTVKQQADIVKVIGGYIRLRQAGAQRFTGLCPFHKEKSPSFSVNAARQYFYCFGCHESGDVFSFVGKIENQSFPESVRTVAQKCGIPLPKREYNSPEEAAEASQRRKLLDLHETAAAWFQEQLQSPEGALAREYLAGRGVAPEAIKLFRLGYAPDNFNGLRDRLSPMADAETLRASGLFSWKEQGDGTGAAQPGRLYDRFRKRVMFPICNESGKVIAFTARTLDTGDKAGPKYINSPETPLYSKGQVLFNLDKAKAQIRAMEFALLVEGQMDCISVFMRGIQNVIATSGTAFTEQQVGLLRRQTGNVVVNFDPDAAGANAAEKSISLLTEEGFTIKVVTLDGGLDPDRFIRERGVEAYVAAIRGARRQSDYLIDRARQNFPGASSDAKIKAMNYLMPHIRRIPQKLERDQFAHDAAQKLGIDSAVLREEIRQAALKRQDHIEARAESQSGAGLMAFEKFFIEAACNDQKSPEEYEELHANLRDFDEKMQVAARADWQQQVLQNLPAGLFEQLVVRRQNQDIEATGATEEQRVLLRKVFLEPGEHIRTHEQDLEIVKDLEIQALKWTIGQKRAVVDMATDRNSMENIRISQEILQLERKLRELECM